The stretch of DNA AAAATCCTGCGCACCGAGTTGGTATCCACCAACAATGGAGAGAGGACCCGCAAAAAAACCGATGTCAGCCAAATGCTGAATGGGAGTTTTGCGATGCGGAGGTGGAAGATCTTCCCAACCAATCGCCGGAAAAAGTTGTGTGGCAATGAGTCCCTTCGATTCATAGAAAAATTCCATCTCGGCAAAAGATTCGGCCGCATGAATTTGAAGAGGAAGACGGTTGTCTTTGGCATGACGCGAAATGATATTTAGGAGATTGCGAGACAAAACATAAGCGGAATAAGGTCCAAAACCAATTTTCAGATGGGTTGGTTTCGCATCAATATATTGATCGATCAAAGCAAGGGCGACCTCAAAACGTTGCTGGGATTGTTTGTCGGGTCCGCTCAAAATTTCCTGAAAAATAACGCCACGAATGGGACTGGCTTTAGCGATGGGAAACGTCCCTTCGTAGTGAGCCATCGCACCGATACAAGTAATACCGGTGCTAATCATTTGTTCCAAACTTTGCTTGATACGGTTGGCAATGGCCTCGGGAGGAGTGCGAGAAATGTAGTGGAGTCCTTCCAGAAGCCATGAGACGGGAGAAAGTCCCGCTTCGGTTTCCACCTGAAAGCGTTCGAAAAAACCGGTCCGGTCGATGTGACAATGGGCATTGATCAATCCGGGAAGCAAAACACTCTCCGGAAACTCTTCAACGTCTGCTTCGGGGTATTGCGTTTGAAGATCTTTCAGCAGACCCACGGCGATGATTTTTCCCTCTTCAATAAGCAAAGCTCCATCACGAATCGGATTTCGGTGATTACAAGTAACAACCCAGCCTGCGGAAATGAGCTTCATAATATCGGGGGGAACGACTCACCCAAAAAAACCGGGCTCCTTCCCCCCGTACCCCTTTCATTCGCACCGGCAAAGCCGGATGCTCATTTACATTGAGGGCAAAGTAGCATGAAAAATATCCTCAGCGCAACATGCGATTATCGATCAGACGTGTTGATCCAACAAAACAGGCAAGGGCAAGCAAGGCGGGCAGATTCAGCGTCTTCTGCTCTTGAAGAGTTTTTGGGTCACAAAGCGCAACATAATCGATCCGGATCTTTCCACTTTTTTCCAAAAGGTGTTGGACACCTTGTAAAATTTTTTGGGGATCGCGAACACCTTGTTTAATGAGTTCTTCTGCCAAAGAAAGGCCGGATGAAAGAGCCAAGGCCGATTTTCTCTCTTCAGGAGACAAATATTGATTGCGCGAACTCATTGCCAAACCATCTGCTTCACGCACAATCGGCATTCCGACAATCTGAACCGGAAGATTCAAATCCTGCACCATCTGTTCAATTACGCGAAGCTGTTGAAAATCTTTCTGACCAAAAAGGGCAATATCAGGTTGAACAATATTAAAGAGTTTCAAGACAACAGTCGCCACTCCCTGAAAATGGCCGGGCCTGCTTTTCCCGCAGAGCAGATCTGAAAATCCTTCTACATGAACAGATGTTTTATAACCCTCCGGATAAATTTCACCGGGTGACGGCAAGAAAACCGTATCTACCCCACAGGATTTTGCCTTGGTCAAATCTCCTTCAAGATTTCTCGGATATTTGTTCAAATCTTCATTCGGTCCAAACTGGGTTGGGTTGACAAAAATGCTCAAAACTAGATTGGAAGCGAGTTTGCGCCCTTCACGCAGAAGAGCACCATGTCCCTCATGAAGAGCACCCATGGTGGGCACAAATGCAATTCGCTTCCCAGCTTTTTTTTCTGCAAGGGCCCACGACTGCATTTCTTTTGAGGTAGTAACGACATTCACAGCATTTTCTCACGGTGGACAGAGTGGTCTTCTGTTGGGAAGGAGCCCGATTCAACTTCCTGCACATATTTTTGGATTGCTTTCAGACTTGTTTCAAACAAATCGACATACGTTTTGGCGTGACGCGGTTTAAAATCGGGGTTGAGTCCCAAAAGATCGTGCAGAACCTGCACCTGACCTTTGCAATGAGGACCTGACCCGATCCCAATCGTTGGAATAGTAAGAGTTTCTGTGATCTGTTTTGCTGTCTCCATCGCAACTCCTTCCAACACGATGGCAAAACAACCGGACTCTTCCAAAATTTTTGCCTGTTTTAAAAGTTTTTCGGTTTCGCTTTTATTTTTTCCATGTATTTTGTAACTTCCCAAATGATGAATCTGTTGCGGTTGCAAACCGATATGCCCCATCACCGGAATTCCCGCTTTCACCATCGCCACCACTGTTTCCGCCAACTCTTCGCCCCCTTCCATCTTCACGGCTTCGGCGCTTCCTTCCTTGATCAAACGACCGGCATTTTTGAGCGCTTCTGCTTTAGAAGTTTGATAACTCATAAAAGGCATGTCGGCGGTAATATGCGCGCGTTTCACAACGCGCGTTACACAACGGGTGTGATACAAAATTTCGTCCAGTGTCACAGGAAGAGTAGTGGAATGTCCCTGCATCACCCTGCCGAGCGAATCTCCAACTATAATCATGTCGATGTCAGATTGATCAACAATCTTCGCGAAAGAAGCGTCGTAGGCGGTGAGCATCGTCAACGCCTTACCCTCTTTCACTCTGGAGAGAAGTTGTGGGATGGTGATTTTTTTTGTCATCGCAGTACCAGATTTTTTGATCCTTGGCGGTGGTTCAAAATATCTTTCTTCAAAATTTCGTATTGATCGTGATGGAGAAGAAAATCGGTGTGTGTTGTGTCGACAATCAACAAAGGCGTTTCGTTATAATTGAGAAAAAAATCATTATAGGCATCCATTAAATCGGCAACATATTTTTCGGTAATCGGTTTTTCAAATTCAAATCCACGACTTTTAATTCGTTTCAAAAGTACATCGGCTTTTGCGCGCAGGTAGACAACAATATCCGGTTTTGGCAGTTGGTCACTCAAAAGAGAACGCACTCTTTGATAAAGTTCCTGTTCTTTTTCATCGAGATTAATTTTGGTGAACACCTGATCTTTGCCGAGCGTGTAATCACAAACGAGCGGAAAGCGAACAAACTCGGAGCGTTGCAACTCTGCCTGTTGTTGATGACGGTTGAGCAAAAAGAAAAGTTGCGTTTTGAAAGCCACCCCTTTTCGGTCCTTGTAAAATGTATTGAGAAAAGGGTTGTCTTCAACCGGTTCCAAAACAGGAGTTCCCTGAAGTTCTTCGGCCAAACGTTTCACCAGCGTTGTTTTTCCGGAACCGATGGGCCCATCGATTGCAATATATTTTGGGGGGGTCACCTGCTTTTTCATAAGCACCCTATAACAAAGAGTGCAAAAAATTAGCAAGGGTTACATATTGGGCAACGGAGAGTTGTTCGGGTCTTGATTCCGGGTCGATCTCACAGACCTCCCAAGGCTTTATCCTATTGTTTTTCAAAAGGATTTTTAGCGTATTTCTGATTGTTTTTCGTCTCTGATTAAACACGGTTTTGACCACCTTTTTAAAGAAGGGAAAATCATGGAACGGGTATAAAGGTCTTTTCGCAAAAGTAGTTTTGACGGCACTCGAAGTTATTTCCGGAGGAGGATAAAAAGCCCCCCCTTCCAAATCAAAAAGAATCTCCACTTCTGCCTGAGCTTGTACCAAAATTGACAGAATGCCGTAATCCTTGGAATCAGGTTCCGCAACAATCCGTTTCGCCACCTCTTTTTGAACAGTGAGGACGGCCACATCGAAGAGCGATTTGTTATCAAGAAGTTTAAAAAGAATGGGGCTTGAAATATAGTAGGGAATATTTCCGATGACTTTGAGCGGAAGCTCCAATTTCTTGGTTAACGCATGCAGGTCCAGTTTTAAAAAATCATCGAGAATAAATTTCAGATTTTTTTGATCTTCAAATTGTTCGGAAGCAATTTCAAAAAGACGTTTGTCTTTTTCAATCGCTATAACACGCTGTGCTTGTGCCGCAATCCGTTGTGAAAAAATACCCAGACCGGAACCAATTTCCAAAACATCTTCATCGGGATAAAGTTCCAGAGCATCAATCAACTTATCCATGAGGTTCTGATCCATCAAAAAATTTTGACCCAGAGGCTTTTTGGGACGCACGCCATATTTTTTAACCAACTGTATAACCGTCAAATTTTTCATGAGGGAAGTTCACTACAGGCTTGTGCGTTCAAAGAAAAGGGAGAATATTTTCCACTTTCAAGATACCGTCCACCCACATAAGCAATCATTGCTCCGTTGTCGGTACAAAGGGGAACGGAAGGGATGAAATAACGACAGTCATTTTCTTTCGAAACGATTTCCAATTTTTTGCGCAAATCCTGATTAGCCGAGACTCCACCGCAAACAACCCAATTATAAATTT from Deltaproteobacteria bacterium encodes:
- the rsmA gene encoding ribosomal RNA small subunit methyltransferase A, whose translation is MKNLTVIQLVKKYGVRPKKPLGQNFLMDQNLMDKLIDALELYPDEDVLEIGSGLGIFSQRIAAQAQRVIAIEKDKRLFEIASEQFEDQKNLKFILDDFLKLDLHALTKKLELPLKVIGNIPYYISSPILFKLLDNKSLFDVAVLTVQKEVAKRIVAEPDSKDYGILSILVQAQAEVEILFDLEGGAFYPPPEITSSAVKTTFAKRPLYPFHDFPFFKKVVKTVFNQRRKTIRNTLKILLKNNRIKPWEVCEIDPESRPEQLSVAQYVTLANFLHSLL
- a CDS encoding amidohydrolase family protein is translated as MKLISAGWVVTCNHRNPIRDGALLIEEGKIIAVGLLKDLQTQYPEADVEEFPESVLLPGLINAHCHIDRTGFFERFQVETEAGLSPVSWLLEGLHYISRTPPEAIANRIKQSLEQMISTGITCIGAMAHYEGTFPIAKASPIRGVIFQEILSGPDKQSQQRFEVALALIDQYIDAKPTHLKIGFGPYSAYVLSRNLLNIISRHAKDNRLPLQIHAAESFAEMEFFYESKGLIATQLFPAIGWEDLPPPHRKTPIQHLADIGFFAGPLSIVGGYQLGAQDFGRLARGLAKIVYCPGANRRFKLGQLPLRQLREQGIPIALGTEVFSGSEGFDLWDEMRLALKEGSNPLPTPLELLKMATTGGAYALGYEKELGSLEPGKKADYLVVKKPQIQSDSHEELYRELILQTQHSSIQRVAIAGKTTYGV
- a CDS encoding pantoate--beta-alanine ligase; amino-acid sequence: MNVVTTSKEMQSWALAEKKAGKRIAFVPTMGALHEGHGALLREGRKLASNLVLSIFVNPTQFGPNEDLNKYPRNLEGDLTKAKSCGVDTVFLPSPGEIYPEGYKTSVHVEGFSDLLCGKSRPGHFQGVATVVLKLFNIVQPDIALFGQKDFQQLRVIEQMVQDLNLPVQIVGMPIVREADGLAMSSRNQYLSPEERKSALALSSGLSLAEELIKQGVRDPQKILQGVQHLLEKSGKIRIDYVALCDPKTLQEQKTLNLPALLALACFVGSTRLIDNRMLR
- the panB gene encoding 3-methyl-2-oxobutanoate hydroxymethyltransferase, which produces MTKKITIPQLLSRVKEGKALTMLTAYDASFAKIVDQSDIDMIIVGDSLGRVMQGHSTTLPVTLDEILYHTRCVTRVVKRAHITADMPFMSYQTSKAEALKNAGRLIKEGSAEAVKMEGGEELAETVVAMVKAGIPVMGHIGLQPQQIHHLGSYKIHGKNKSETEKLLKQAKILEESGCFAIVLEGVAMETAKQITETLTIPTIGIGSGPHCKGQVQVLHDLLGLNPDFKPRHAKTYVDLFETSLKAIQKYVQEVESGSFPTEDHSVHREKML
- a CDS encoding deoxynucleoside kinase; translation: MKKQVTPPKYIAIDGPIGSGKTTLVKRLAEELQGTPVLEPVEDNPFLNTFYKDRKGVAFKTQLFFLLNRHQQQAELQRSEFVRFPLVCDYTLGKDQVFTKINLDEKEQELYQRVRSLLSDQLPKPDIVVYLRAKADVLLKRIKSRGFEFEKPITEKYVADLMDAYNDFFLNYNETPLLIVDTTHTDFLLHHDQYEILKKDILNHRQGSKNLVLR